ATATGTATAATTTTAATTTTAAACAAATTGGATATATTTCCGTTTAATTTTATAAATCAGTTTGTAGATTGGTTATCAACTTAGTGTCATATTTTGAAAAAAGGTAAATGAGGGTGAGGGTTGATTTATTAAAAATGCTGTAATTGTGGTTCAGAAGATATATCAAAGAATGAGTTTAGTACAGAAAATGAGCCTTATATAATCAGAACAGAATATAACTGTAATTCATGTAATGCTTACTGGTATGAAGACAATTAGAAAGATGAGAGATATGCACACATATAAATGTACAAATACATTTCATATACCAACCATATTAGATAGTGGAATGGTTTCGGAAGAAGAATACATGACTATACAAGAAGGTTCTCTATGGGGACTTGTAGATGAAGATGAAATGGAATATTATAGCACGATTGATGAGGAGATTATATTAACATCCGAGAACTTGGTAATAGAGATATCAAAAGAAATATTTGAAAAATATTTTAAGATTATTGAATAAGTCGCATTATGAAAATATTACGAAAATGGAGGTATGAAAAAATGCTAAAAAAAGATACTGTAGAGTTTAAGTTTTCAGAGCATGGAATTAAGAATGAAAATTTATTTATAGAGTTATATTCAGATTTCATTGAATGGTGTAAGAGTAAGGTACCTTCTGGAATATTTAGTACCTATGTAGATGAAGAACCAATATGTTTTTCATCTGGTGGTATAGAATTGTCCTATAGAACATATCTAAAAAATCGTTAGGTCGCATTACAAGAATATGACGAAGTTTAAAGATTATGTGAGCAAATATAAGAATAGAAAGGGGTAATAATATATGTTTTCTTTAAAAATTAATAAGGATTTAGTTGAAAAATGTATAGAAGGAATAACTATAGAAGAAGGCGATGTTCTAATTTTAGAATATGTAGGATGGGATGGAAGAACGGTTGTAGAGAAAGAAAAGTTAACAATAAAAAGCATAGAACATTATAATGCAGACCTATTTATAGTTACTTTTGTAGAAGCAAATGGAGATTATGCTCTTTCTTTAAATCAATTAATACGTTTTAAGATTAATTCGTAATACAAGATTATAACGCAGTTTAAAGAAAATACGAAACAGATTAATAAGAGGAGATAATAATATGGAAAAAATAAATTTGGATATTTATCTCTATTTGGAGCATGGCAAGTAGGGGTTGGGACAGTTACTACTATTATGAATATAGTAAATTGGAGTCATAGGCTGCTATTTGGAACTACATTAGGTATTGTATCAGGAATTATCTTTATTATGTTGGGACAACCATCGTACTCCAATAATAATCCGAAATCGTAAGTGGTAAGATTAGGTTAAGAATTGGAGGTTAATATAGATGAGGAAATAATAAAAATTTTAAAAGAACTTTATGATAATAAATTGATTGAAATAGCAGAAGAAGATTAAAGAAATAGATTAATATTTGGTCTTTTGAGTATTTCATGTAACTAACAAAAAAGATATTCGATATGAGAGGGGAAAACTTTATGCAGATAAAAAATTTAAAAGATTTAATGTTAGTTAAGATCGCATTAGAAAGCCATGTTTCCAATGCAGAAAAAGGGATTTTGACAATTAAAGAGTCGGGTTTACCTCAATCCGTAATTGAAAGTGTAGAAGAAAATATTATTCGTGGAAAAGAGTTAATAAAAGAGTTAAACATCGAATTTAATGAACAATTAAAACAGAAGGTTGCAAAAGGCATTGAAAATGGGGATGTAATTGAAATTAATTATATTTAATAAAATAAAATTACGATACCAGTATTGAAGATGTAAAAAAGGAAGGTTGAATGGAATGGATATAAAAACAAAATTAAAAGAAAGACTTTTAGAAATTCCAGTAAGTTATAATGCTTTTAGGGAAAAATACAGATTGGCAAGTGATTTAAATGTTAAACCTGAAGAAATAGAGCAATTATTAAATGAACTTTGTAAGAGAGATATTCTTAAAGAAAAGATTGAGTACATTTGCCCCACTTGTAGAGAATCAACTGTCTTATATAGTCAACTGATTGAAATGATGACTATAGAAGATAACTGTTTTGAATGTGAGGAATGTGGGGATTTAGTTAATTCTATAAAAGATAAAACTGGATATGTCTTTTACAGTGTTAACAATCGACAAGATTTAATTAATTGGTAGTTCAACTATACTATGAAAAGTGGAAACTCAAATAAGGGGTGATGAATATGAAACTTATGAAAATGGTTATAAGAGTAAACAAGGACTTCCAAAAAGGTGATTGCAAGAACTGTCCTTTAGCAGAATATATTGATAGTTTTGGACAACAGAGTTGTTGCGAAGGAGAGTGTATAGACGGAGATTGTCCACTTGAAATAGAAGAATTACAATCTGATAATAAAGACTGCTGCAAAAGTACAACATTAAATATTTAAAGATTCTAATATTAAAAGTGTTAATTAATTTATAATTAACACTTTTAATAATTTTTATAGTCTTAAATCATTAGGCAAATAGTTTTTGCCTCTAAAATTGGCAAGTTCTTCGGTATTTTTGATTTCTAATAGACGAATAGTTAAGTCGTGTATTTCTTCATTTCTGATATCCATACCTTTAATTTTCCAAGCATCTGCTTCTAATTCCTTTGTGTTAACGTCAAAGAAAGCCACACCTTCTTTAGCATTTACATAAATTCTTTCAAGTGAACCTCTTGACCAATAAGAGATACTTTCAACGGTAATGCTTGGGGTGCTTGAAATCGCAATTTTTTTATCAAGTCCGTCATCTTTTTTTTCAATTTTAATATTTTCTTTTTTCTCAACGAATTCGTTAGGATTATTAGTAGTTAAAGTAAACGGATTTACTTGTGCTACAGTGGATGAATGATTGATCTCATTAAATCCCTGACTGGATAGACTAAATAAATCAATCTGATTATCGATGTAGTTAGGCAGCAATTTTAAAAATATCTCACCAGTAACTCTAGAATCATCAACGGCTCTATGGTGACTTTCTTGCTCGATTCCTAACTTTTCACAGACCAAATTTAGTTTGTGAGAAGTCATATCAACTAATATATCTCTTGCCATTTCAAGAGTATCCACTACATCATTTATAAGTTCTATTCCTAACTTATTCATATACCAACTTACAAAATTCACATCAAATGAAGCATTATGTGCCACCAATACTGCATCACCTATAAATTCTTTGAACTCTGGCAATACATCGTGGTAGGTTGGCTGATCCTTTAGCATATCATCTGTGATTCCAGTAAGTTCTATTATTTTAGAAGTTAATGACTGTTCAGGATTAATAAGTCGAGAAAATTTATCTCCCAAGATATACTCGTCATTAACCTTATTAAACTTAACTGCACCGATTTCTATTATTTTTGCTTCTGCTCTATAATCAAATCCTGTAGTTTCTATATCAAATACAACATATTCTTTGTTATTACTATTTATTAAAGTTTTAATCTTCGCAATTTCCTCTGGTCTCGCCTTTACTTTTCTTTTAGCCATATTTATAATACCTCCTTAAAAAAGTTGTGTATTTAATTAAACAAATTCCTACTTAAACATAAACATATATTAACAAATATCAGTTTTTAACATAACACATCATACAGAGGTACTTATAGGCTTTTCAAATAAAAATAAAAGGATAAAAAATTACTTTTTATCCTTTTAAACTATAACTATTTAAATATGCATTGTCGATTTTCTATATATTTCTTTTTCATATAACGCAAATTGTATAGCGGAGGCAGTTACTTCAGCCATCCTATACACAGTATTAAGTCTAGTATTTTGAAGCACATCTATAGGCATGAATCCTGATATGTTTACAATTCCTGCAAGGTGAATATCGCCAATCATAGGTAGTTCTTTCCCAACTCCACTCCCGGGTCTGATACCACCGCAACCTACCCTAATATTTTTAATATTATCTAATCTTCCAAGAGATGCGTCTATTCCAATAATCAAAGTATTACTCATATCAATTTCATCCAACACTTTATTTATATTAATGGCGTGAACAGGTTCCTCTAAAGTTCCATATAAATCAAATTCATATAGTTTAATTTTGGAAAGAAAGTGTCCTACCAATGGTCCATAGCAGTCACCAGTAGACCTATCAGTTCCTATGCAAACAAAGGCAATATTATTAAACTCTTTGTCAATGTTTTTAATTAAATCGAATAATTTATTCCCAAGTTCAAAGGCAGCACTTCTAATTTCAGAATCAATATAATACATGTCTTCTTTCATAACATTCCCTCCTCTCAAACACCCGATCAAGGTATCAGAAGGGATTATAGATTAGATTGGAAAATTAAGTCAAGAAAATTTGCTTGAATAGATAAACTATCCTTTTTTAATATATCTTTATAAAATCTACAAAGGAATTTAAAGGAGGAATAGTCAATGGCAATTGTTACTGGAATGATTACAATTACACCACAACCAACTTTAGAACAAATCTTTGATTTAAATAAAGTGATAGAAAGAAAAACAAGTGATCTTTGGTTTATTAATGAAAAAGGAGAATTAAAAGTTAAAAGACAAATAGATTGCAGTAAGGCTAGATATCAGTTAAGTAGAATAATCTATGATATTATTGCAGCACATGGATATTTTACAAATGGCAACCTCGTTATCTTTGACTATTACGAATGTCAATCGTTTCATGTAGAGAATGGTGAGATATACAGAAATGAGGTTAGTAAGGATCAATTTATGGATACAATTGTATCTTTAGAGAACGCACTGGACGGTATTATTAGTTTTACCCATGGGTACTTAAATGCAGTAAAAAAGAATAAAGGTCCTGTTACTGAAAGAGAAATTGAAGGGGTTATTGAAATTATAAAAGATAAAATCAATAAAATTGCTTAAATGAAAAATATAAATATTGTTGTCTATACGAAGATATGATCGAACCATATGATTGTGTTTAATATCATGTTTTGAGAATTATACAAAGGAGGAAGTTTATGAATTTAAAATATTTTGCCTTATCATGTTTTATTATTGTTTTAACAAATCATCTGATTTTATTATATTACAGGTGGAAATTAAAAAAGTATATCGAGGAATCTACGAAAAAAGTTTTAGAAGAAATAAAGCAAAATATGGATTAAGTCGCTTTTGAAGTACATTATGTTATGAAGATAATGTGAATAATTAAAGTAGAAAAATCAAATGGAGAAAACAAGGCGATAATAGATAAATTAAAGTATATTACGAAGGGTAGGATAAACATGAAAATAACTTTAATATCACAGGAGTTTAAGACTGACTTAAAAGAAAAAGTGCTAGAAGTACTCAATGGTCATGCTGATGTTTTAGAAGTAGACTCTTTGCATCCAAGCGTAGTAATTAATTTTTTAGAAGAACTTGGAGTCGAGATTGACTTAGGTGACGATATGGATACAAATGGTTGGCAATGGGATTATTGGATTAAGTTCAAATATAATGATAAAAAATATTGCCTAAGTGGAAGTGGTTATTATGGGAATTTGAAAATTAAAGAGGATACCGACGAAGATGTTGAGGATGACCTTGATAAAGTAAACAAAGATGAAGAAAAACGATTAGAGCAACTAAATAAAAGTGCAAGAGATTTACTTAATGATATAGATAAAGTTTTAGAAAGCAACTAATTCATTAGGAGGAATTAATATGTTAATTGATATAAGAGAATATATTGTGGAAGATTTAGTAACAGGTAAAAGAAAATATATTGTTGGTCTTGAAGGAGTTTATGAAGCCCTTGCAGATATTACTAAAAGACAAGGATTGATCAATAGACCATTAAAGGTAAAAAGCAAGGTATTTAGATTAAAAAACAAGAATACTATAGGTTATGAAGTTGACATAAGAGAGATTGGGTTAGAGGAATGGATTAAAGCATTAAAATAAGCATAAAGTTTTTAACAAACTAAAGAAATCAATACTCTAGTTTATGTATTAAATAAAGTAGTAGCACTAATTGGTGTGTTTGTATAATTAAGCACTTCTAAAAATTAATAAATTAAACACTCTAAATGAATAGAGTGTTTTTTATTTTTATTCATAAAAAGACACTAGGACAATTTCCTAGTATTTTCTTCTTTTATCTATAAATATTGTTGCTCCCACTATTATAATTCCAATAGCAGATATGTTTCTCACCCACTTAATAGAAGTAAAAAGACCAGAGTTTCTAATGTATGTATCCACATTAGATTCGCCTTCAGTAATAGTTCTAAAACTTTGATACATATGGCTAGTGTTGTTTTCATCATACTGTATAGGTTTCTTATCTATAACTCCCAAAAAAGCCACACTTCCAATCAGGATTATCAGCAATATTATCCCTAAAGTTTTCCTTATCATTTAAACTCCTCCTTTAATGTAATAAGTTCCTAATATAATTGACAATAAGATATTAACAAATATCTATAAGTGTTTCAATGTTTAAATTGTAAAGATATTAATCTAATAAGAATAAAAGCAATGGGTAAGTGCTTACTGAAACTTTTCAGAAAAAGTTAAACTTGAAGGATATTAAGAATGTTTAATGGGTAAGCAAGGTAAGAACTTTTTTAAAAATATTAGAAAAAGTGAAATTAAAAAGTAATAATGTGAAAGGACAAAATGGAGAATTAAATGAATGTATGAATGGGAAAGAGTTGGAGAGAAGGAGGGTGTATATTTTAAATAAATAATGAAATATTTATGGAGAAAGATAATGGATAGATAATGAGAAAATAATGGGTAAGAAACTATAACAAGAGATTCACGCTGATGAAAGGATGCAGCCATTATAGATTGTTTAAAAAGAAGTGACTATTGAAATGCAGGGACACTAATTTTCTCTAAAATAAGAGACAAAGCAAATTAAGAAAGAATAAATGTATTTATAAGAATTAAATGGGTTTATGCAAAGTTAAAAAGGTTTCTATATTCTTATGAGAATAGATCAATATAATATTTCTTCTCACCTTTCTATATAAGAAAGCCGTTTCTAAATTCGTTTTTCAGGTTAAAAATCGCACAAATTAAGAAAATCACGTATAGTAATATTTTTAGTTAATCTGTGTGTTATGTTAAAAGCAGATATAAAATTTAGACCAAAGATAATAGAAAGGGGCTTTTTACATGGATAGTTTAATAAATGTAGGACAAGAGATTATTAATCCCTATGTAGATATTATATTAGATCGACATACCATTCCTGTAAACATCTGTGGAATTGTTTCTGATATAGATTATCTTGATAATCAAGTAGTTCTTGAATGGAATATAAGAAAATCGTTAAGAACTCGCCTAGAATTGAGTCAGTTTACTAAATTAGTGGAATTAGGGATATTAAAATCTCCTGAAAGTATGATTAAAAAAACCGAACCTGTATTCCAAAAAGGAGATATTGTAACAGCAGGTGATTATTCTGGAATAATTATTGATACTAGATATTCATTCAAGGAAGAAAAATGGTTTTACACAATACTTGATGTTAAAAAATTGTTATCAGGAAATGAGAATTACACTTTCGAGGAAGATTATCGTTATTTAATGAAGATGGAAAAATTAGAAGGGCGATTTAGTAGAGATGGATGCAAAGAACAATTAAGATATAGTATAGAAAAATTATAAAAGAGAAAACACCAAGAAGCAAATCAATTGTAGGAATGGAATTGGTAATTCAAATAATTTTTGATATGATTACTGACAAAAAGATGGTAGGTTCATAATTTAAACATTTATACCCTTAATAAAAATCACATTAATAGATTAGTGTGATTCTTTCTTTTTTTAAACTTGAACTAGGATTAATCTTTGCCTAGAATGGCACTACATTATTATATTTAGGAATTAATACATAGATGAGAGGAGATTTAAAATAATGATAAATTTAGATAACATATATGGAAATAAAAATATAACTAAAGGTGAAATATTAGAAGGATTAGACGTATTAGAGGCCAGATTTGGAGAGCGAAAAGTTAGAGAAATTATTACTAAACTAGGTGAAGAACTGGTTCTAAAAAATTTAACAGAAAGACTAGGAAAGGATCTTACTTCTTTTATGGCATTCCCAGACAGAGGGGAAGGGGGTAGCAGTTCATGGGGTGGCAATTTATCTCCTAAAGTTGTTGAGGCCTTAGTTAGATACTGTCTTGACTGGAAACAATACTATCGTCAGCCAACCAATCACTTTAAAGTAATAGATCCTATGGGTGGCTCTGGAACTACAAAGTATGTGTGCGATAGTATGGGTATCAAATGTTCTACATATGATTTAAATCCAAATTACAAACATGGAAAAGCAGGTTGGAACGCTTTAAAAGATGACTTAAATGAGTCAGCAGATTTGATCATATACCATCCGCCATATCATGATATGCTTTTGTATTCAGGAAATATATGGGGTAAAGGAACCCAAACACATTCTGATGATTTATCAAGATGCAACTCCTATGAAGAATTTATTGAAAAATTAGATTTTACAATTAGGAAATTCCATATGGGATTAAGAAAGGATGGCCGACTTGCTGTTTTAGTGGGAGACTATCGAAAAGATGACAAATTTTATTCTATTCAGAGTGATATGATGAAAATGGGAAAACTAGAAGCATTTATAGTTAAAGGACAGTATAACTGCAATTCTGATAATAGATCATATAAAAAACCATTTATTCCTATTGTTACTGAATATTTAGTAGTTATGAAAAAAGATAGCCCATTTTTAATTCAAATCAATTATACTAAGAATACTCTAATAGATTTTAAGAAAAGAGATGATATTACTTTAACATGGCAAAAACTTGTTAGGGACACTTTTGAAGAATTGGGAGGTAAAGCAACACTTAAAGATATTTATGATGCACTAAGAGATCATCCAAAGGCTAAAAAGAACTCTAACTACGAGGCTAGAATTAGAGCAACTATCTATGAAAATAAAGATGATTTTGAATATGTTGATAAAGTAGATAAAACTGCTAAATATAAATTAACTTATATTGCTGCTTAATAGAAGTTAGGGAAACTCCCTAACTTCTTTATTTTAAACTAATAAAATACTTGATTCCTAGAAATGCGTTTACTATAATGATTAAAATTTGAATAAAGGAAGTGATGATTATGATATCAAGTGCTGGAAAAAGAATAACTGCTCATTTTTTAGATAGTATGATATTAGGGGTTATTTCATTTATGCTTTTATTTTTATTTTTAATTCCACTAGGTATTGTTTCACTTTTAAATATAAAAGAATTAATATTAGAAATGACATTTTTGTATTCAATGTTTATTGCAGTAGTAATGATAGGAATTCAAATTCACTTTTGGTCTAAAAGTACATCTATTGGAAAAAAGATATTAGGTATGATTATTGTTGATAAGAAAACAGGTAATCCTATTGGTCTTGGAAGAATGTTAATAAGAGAAATTATAGGAAAATATATATCTGGATTCTTTCTATCTTTAGGTTTTATTTGGATACTTTTTGATGACGAAAAACAGGGGTGGCATGATAAGATTGTAAGCACTGTAGTTATTGATAAATAATTGAAATTAGCCTGTCCTATAATTAGGACAGGTTTTTTATTAGTTATTTTTTGACTTTGCAAAAATAATAAGTAGAATACTATAAATTATCTAAATTTATAATATTAAAAGGGGGTAAAAACATGCCTGATATTTTTTATGTGCTAATGATTTGTTGCATATCTGTGCTTATGAGTAGTTCTGTCATAAAACGTAAGAATAATTTTGATAAATTAAAGTTAGAAGAAAAAATAGACAGATATCTGCCTTTAAAGAAATATAGAGTTCTCAAGCAAATACATTTAGAAAATGATGATGATTATTTTATTATGGATTATATAATTCTGTCAACATACGGAATCT
This Alkaliphilus sp. B6464 DNA region includes the following protein-coding sequences:
- a CDS encoding SAM-dependent methyltransferase; amino-acid sequence: MINLDNIYGNKNITKGEILEGLDVLEARFGERKVREIITKLGEELVLKNLTERLGKDLTSFMAFPDRGEGGSSSWGGNLSPKVVEALVRYCLDWKQYYRQPTNHFKVIDPMGGSGTTKYVCDSMGIKCSTYDLNPNYKHGKAGWNALKDDLNESADLIIYHPPYHDMLLYSGNIWGKGTQTHSDDLSRCNSYEEFIEKLDFTIRKFHMGLRKDGRLAVLVGDYRKDDKFYSIQSDMMKMGKLEAFIVKGQYNCNSDNRSYKKPFIPIVTEYLVVMKKDSPFLIQINYTKNTLIDFKKRDDITLTWQKLVRDTFEELGGKATLKDIYDALRDHPKAKKNSNYEARIRATIYENKDDFEYVDKVDKTAKYKLTYIAA
- a CDS encoding RDD family protein, with translation MISSAGKRITAHFLDSMILGVISFMLLFLFLIPLGIVSLLNIKELILEMTFLYSMFIAVVMIGIQIHFWSKSTSIGKKILGMIIVDKKTGNPIGLGRMLIREIIGKYISGFFLSLGFIWILFDDEKQGWHDKIVSTVVIDK
- a CDS encoding 3'-5' exonuclease; this translates as MAKRKVKARPEEIAKIKTLINSNNKEYVVFDIETTGFDYRAEAKIIEIGAVKFNKVNDEYILGDKFSRLINPEQSLTSKIIELTGITDDMLKDQPTYHDVLPEFKEFIGDAVLVAHNASFDVNFVSWYMNKLGIELINDVVDTLEMARDILVDMTSHKLNLVCEKLGIEQESHHRAVDDSRVTGEIFLKLLPNYIDNQIDLFSLSSQGFNEINHSSTVAQVNPFTLTTNNPNEFVEKKENIKIEKKDDGLDKKIAISSTPSITVESISYWSRGSLERIYVNAKEGVAFFDVNTKELEADAWKIKGMDIRNEEIHDLTIRLLEIKNTEELANFRGKNYLPNDLRL
- the yyaC gene encoding spore protease YyaC — translated: MKEDMYYIDSEIRSAAFELGNKLFDLIKNIDKEFNNIAFVCIGTDRSTGDCYGPLVGHFLSKIKLYEFDLYGTLEEPVHAININKVLDEIDMSNTLIIGIDASLGRLDNIKNIRVGCGGIRPGSGVGKELPMIGDIHLAGIVNISGFMPIDVLQNTRLNTVYRMAEVTASAIQFALYEKEIYRKSTMHI